The following are from one region of the Quercus robur chromosome 1, dhQueRobu3.1, whole genome shotgun sequence genome:
- the LOC126691763 gene encoding probably inactive leucine-rich repeat receptor-like protein kinase At5g48380: protein MHMMLNGKDFVRLGHTLILSVMVVVVVCSSSSYATPTDIYCLKTIKASLEDPYNYLNSSWDFNNNTEGFICKFTGVECWHPDENKVLNIRLSDMGLKGKFPRGIENCSSMTGLDLSSNKLSGPIPNDISKKLPFITTLDLSSNSFSGEIPLSLANCTYLNVLKLDNNQLTGSIPLQLGQLSRMKTFSVSNNRLSGQVPIFGSSSIQADSYANNLGLCGGPLASCPGIVKKSRVGIIAAAAIGGVTFTAIFVGIVLYYFSRGVVIKKKEDDPEGNQWAKNIKGTKGIKVSMFEKSVSKMKLSDLMKATDNFSKNNIIGMGRTGTLYKALLPDGCSLMVKRLQDSQRLEKEFVSEMNTLGNVKHGNLVPLMGFCMAKKERLLVYKYMENGTLYDQLHDTEPEARSMDWPLRLKIAIGAAKGLAWLHHNCNPRIIHRNISSKCILLDKDFEPKLSDFGLARLMNPIDTHLSTFVNGEFGDLGYVAPEYPRTLVATPKGDVYSFGVVLLELITGETPTHVASAPESFKGSLVEWITDLSTTSLVQNAIDKSLLGKGFDNELTQFLKVACNCVSPTAKQRPTMFEVYQLLRAIGERYHFTTDDDILMPTDTSDANFPDELIVAQETIQVH from the exons ATGCACATGATGTTGAATGGCAAAGATTTTGTTCGTCTAGGTCACACTTTGATCTTGTctgtgatggtggtggtggtggtgtgtaGTAGTTCAAGTTATGCCACTCCTACTGATATTTACTGCTTGAAAACTATCAAAGCGTCTCTTGAAGACCCTTACAACTACTTGAACTCTTCATGGGATTTTAACAACAATACTGAGGGATTCATTTGTAAATTCACTGGTGTTGAATGTTGGCACCCTGATGAGAATAAAGTTCTAAATATCCGCCTTTCAGACATGGGTCTTAAGGGCAAGTTCCCTCGAGGCATCGAGAATTGCTCAAGCATGACAGGCTTAGATCTTTCTAGCAACAAGTTATCTGGACCCATCCCTAATGATATATCAAAGAAACTTCCATTTATTACAACCCTTGATCTCTCATCCAACAGTTTTTCGGGTGAGATCCCATTGAGTCTTGCAAATTGTACATACTTGAATGTGCTTAAACTCGATAACAACCAGTTAACCGGTTCAATCCCTCTGCAACTCGGCCAGCTCAGTCGGATGAAGACTTTTAGTGTGTCCAACAATCGTTTGTCAGGTCAAGTCCCTATCTTCGGTTCTTCCAGTATACAGGCTGACAGCTATGCAAATAATCTAGGACTTTGTGGGGGACCTCTGGCATCTTGTCCAGGCATTGTAAAGAAATCTCGTGTTGGAATTATTGCAGCAGCAGCCATTGGTGGTGTAACTTTTACGGCTATTTTCGTGGGTATTGTTCTCTACTACTTCTCACGTGGCGTGGTTATtaagaagaaggaagatgaCCCTGAAGGTAACCAATGGGCTAAGAACATCAAAGGAACAAAAGGCATCAAG GTTTCAATGTTTGAGAAGTCAGTTTCGAAAATGAAGTTGAGTGATCTCATGAAGGCAACTGACAACTTTagcaaaaacaatatcattggAATGGGAAGAACTGGAACGCTATACAAAGCATTGCTTCCTGATGGTTGTTCCCTTATGGTTAAGAGGCTTCAAGACTCTCAGCGATTAGAGAAAGAATTTGTGTCTGAGATGAATACGCTGGGGAATGTGAAGCACGGCAACTTGGTTCCCTTGATGGGGTTTTGCATGGCAAAGAAGGAGAGGCTTTTGGTGTACAAATACATGGAAAATGGGACACTCTATGATCAATTACATGATACAGAACCTGAGGCCAGGAGCATGGACTGGCCCTTGAGGCTCAAAATTGCAATTGGAGCAGCTAAAGGTTTGGCATGGCTTCATCATAACTGCAACCCACGGATTATCCACCGAAACATAAGCTCCAAATGCATACTTTTAGATAAGGATTTTGAGCCTAAGTTATCTGATTTTGGCCTCGCAAGGCTTATGAACCCCATTGACACCCATTTGAGTACTTTTGTTAATGGGGAGTTTGGTGATTTGGGTTATGTTGCTCCTGAGTATCCACGGACATTGGTAGCCACTCCGAAAGgcgatgtttatagttttggagTTGTTTTGTTAGAGTTGATTACAGGTGAGACACCAACCCATGTGGCTAGTGCCCCTGAGAGCTTTAAGGGAAGTTTAGTTGAGTGGATCACAGATCTGTCAACTACTTCTCTTGTCCAAAATGCCATTGATAAGTCTTTGCTCGGAAAGGGTTTTGATAATGAGCTTACCCAATTTCTTAAAGTTGCTTGTAATTGTGTATCGCCAACTGCAAAACAGAGACCTACTATGTTTGAAGTATACCAGCTTCTTAGAGCAATCGGGGAGAGATACCATTTCACAACTGATGATGACATCTTGATGCCAACTGATACCAGTGATGCTAATTTCCCAgatgaacttattgttgctcaAGAAACAATTCAGGTCCATTGA